A genomic segment from Takifugu rubripes chromosome 20, fTakRub1.2, whole genome shotgun sequence encodes:
- the LOC115247195 gene encoding ubiquitin carboxyl-terminal hydrolase CYLD-like, with protein sequence MKMEKTGGEVEVPLQCVAKEEVPAEPEIYQSLCTDLTVNSVVELTLDHRSLYGIIRWIGRLPERMEMMAGIELEEEVGVNDGTFRGERYFFSPPKRALFVKLSSCQPDSRFQSLSFNQSERKPKEEEWHTEGRLETVPPVTTEQVDHILIGRMKGIQGHCNSCYMDAALFSLFSCSSVLDSMLFKSTEPEDSPIQKTLLCNIVNPLRSNGFVEGRHIMKLRQQLQKLGYSHSFTTEEKDPEEFLTIIMQQILALEPLLKLSAGGEVQECYYYQIFLDQKHNLLLPSVQQLLEHSFHTEGIKLAEVPSCLILQMPRFGKKFKMFETIVPSLELDITDLLSKGPQQCMLCGNLAQEECSDCFKDPLFSRTGFKMFCETCSAQVHTHPLRRSHQRSPLDIPNDFLPRRSPNVLARDKLDLFAVLCIETSHYVSFIKHGPSSQDWIFFDSMADRQGESDGFNIPEVRACPEVGAYLEMSPSELADQVPRDMRGVAKRLFCDAYMYLYQSSSMCLYR encoded by the exons atgaaaatggaaaaaaccgGTGGAGAGGTTGAAGTTCCGTTGCAGTGTGTTGCTAAAGAGGAGGTGCCAGCAG AGCCGGAGATTTACCAAAGTCTCTGCACGGATCTGACGGTGAACTCTGTGGTGGAGCTGACGCTGGATCACAGAAGTTTATACGGAATCATCCGCTGGATCGGGAGGCTGCCTGAGCGAATGGAGATGATGGCAGGAATAGAGCTG gaggaggaagtagGAGTGAATGACGGCACCTTCAGAGGGGAGCGTTACTTCTTCTCTCCCCCAAAGAGAGCTCTCTTTGTGAAGCTCAGCTCCTGCCAACCTGACTCACGGTTTCAGAGCTTATCCTTCAATCAGAGTGAGAGGAAACCAAAAGAGGAAG aGTGGCACACGGAGGGCAGGCTGGAGACTGTTCCCCCTGTCACCACAGAGCAGGTTGACCACATTTTAATCGGCAGAATGAAGGGAATTCAAGGTCACTGCAACTCCTGCTACATGGACGCTgccctcttcag CTTGTTCTCCTGCTCTTCTGTATTGGACTCCATGCTCTTCAAATCAACAGAACCTGAGGACTCTCCCATTCAGAAGACACTACTCTGCAACATCGTTAACCCTCTCCGCAG TAATGGATTTGTAGAAGGACGACACATCATGAAGCtccggcagcagctgcagaagctgggTTACAGTCACTCTTTCACCACAGAGGAGAAGG ATCCAGAAGAGTTTCTCACCATCATCATGCAGCAAATTCTGGCCCTGGAGCCTCTTCTAAAACT CTCGGCAGGAGGGGAAGTGCAGGAATGTTATTATTATCAGATCTTTTTGGATCAGaaacacaacctgctgctcccttcagtccagcagctgctggaacattcTTTCCACACTGAAGGAATTAAACTAGCAGAG GTTCCATCCTGCCTCATCCTCCAGATGCCTCGTTTTGGAAAGAAATTCAAGATGTTTGAGACGATTGTTCCTTCTCTGGAGCTCGACATCACTGACCTGCTGTCTAAAG gCCCTCAGCAGTGCATGCTGTGTGGAAACCTGGCACAGGAAGAGTGCTCCGACTGTTTCAAAGATCCCCTTTTCAGCCGGACGGGATTCAAAATGTTCTGTGAGACATGTTCCGCCCAG gtgcaCACTCACCCTCTGCGCCGCTCACACCAGCGCTCTCCTCTGGACATTCCCAACGACTTCCTCCCTCGGAGGAGTCCAAATGTTCTGGCCAGAGACAAACTGGACCTGTTTGCCGTGCTGTGTATCGAGACCAGCCACTACGTGTCCTTCATCAAACACGGCCCCAGCAGCCAGGACTGGATCTTCTTCGACAGCATGGCGGACAGACAAG GTGAGAGTGACGGCTTCAACATCCCAGAGGTGCGCGCCTGCCCTGAGGTCGGCGCCTACTTGGAGATGTCTCCCTCCGAGCTGGCCGATCAGGTCCCCCGAGACATGAGGGGCGTGGCCAAGCGGCTGTTCTGCGACGCCTACATGTACCTgtaccagagcagcagcatgtgtCTGTACCGCTGA